Proteins encoded by one window of Prevotella nigrescens:
- the rpsB gene encoding 30S ribosomal protein S2, protein MSRTNFDQLLQAGCHFGHLHRKWNPAMKPYIYMERNGIHIIDLHKTVAKIDEAAEVLKGIAKSGKKILFVATKKQSKDVVAEKAASVNMPYVNERWAGGMLTNFPTIRKAIKKMANIDRLMNDGTFSNLSKREILQISRQRAKLEKNLGSISDLTRLPSALFVVDVMKEHIAVKEANRLGIPVFGIVDTNSDPKNIDYVIPANDDAKDSVEVILGACCAAIAEGLEERKIEKADEKAAAEQAEEAAEAKPKRAARKATTEQAPAKEEEAPAAE, encoded by the coding sequence ATGTCAAGAACAAATTTTGACCAATTATTGCAGGCAGGTTGTCACTTCGGACACCTCCATCGTAAGTGGAACCCAGCTATGAAGCCATATATCTATATGGAACGCAATGGTATCCACATCATCGACCTTCACAAAACCGTAGCTAAAATTGACGAAGCTGCCGAGGTTCTCAAAGGCATCGCCAAGAGCGGAAAGAAGATTTTGTTCGTTGCTACTAAAAAACAGTCTAAGGACGTTGTTGCAGAAAAAGCAGCATCGGTTAATATGCCATACGTAAACGAGCGTTGGGCAGGTGGTATGCTTACCAACTTCCCTACCATTCGTAAGGCAATTAAGAAAATGGCGAACATCGATAGATTGATGAATGATGGTACATTCTCTAACCTTTCTAAGCGCGAAATTCTCCAGATTTCACGCCAACGCGCAAAGTTAGAGAAGAACTTGGGCTCTATCTCAGACCTTACTCGTCTGCCTTCAGCGCTCTTTGTAGTAGATGTTATGAAAGAGCACATCGCCGTTAAGGAAGCTAATCGTCTGGGTATCCCAGTGTTTGGTATCGTTGATACAAACTCTGATCCGAAGAATATTGATTATGTTATTCCTGCTAACGACGATGCAAAGGACTCTGTAGAGGTTATTCTTGGTGCTTGCTGTGCTGCTATTGCAGAAGGTCTTGAAGAGCGCAAGATAGAGAAAGCCGATGAAAAGGCTGCTGCTGAACAAGCTGAAGAGGCAGCCGAAGCAAAACCAAAGCGTGCTGCACGCAAGGCTACTACCGAACAAGCACCAGCTAAAGAGGAAGAAGCTCCTGCTGCAGAATAA